One window from the genome of Candoia aspera isolate rCanAsp1 chromosome 15, rCanAsp1.hap2, whole genome shotgun sequence encodes:
- the CCDC117 gene encoding coiled-coil domain-containing protein 117, with translation MASGPLSSAFPPPLSSRPRPRRLAVREGARPPPCAPASSVSPAGASLRGGRKHRMEEEPEGCPPGKKAAAAAWLSCAGAPPGPPEAPCEEMEQAGPEQQCEAARRKLQEIEDRITEEDEEAEEAEGLAGRPEGHLPTLVLSHTLQTGLKQDYEGILTKKIIESMSRPSMELVLWKPLPEFLPEKADSPCIKSYKLLVSERCLGKPAALEAVFPSQTDEFLEEPQHAEMPLAHFGAVGPSGPAEEEMEL, from the exons ATGGCCTCAGGGCCGCTGTCGAGCGCCTTCCCGCCGCCGCTGTCCTcgcgcccccgcccccgccgcctGGCCGTCCGAGAGGGGGCCAGGCCTCCCCCCTGCGCGCCGGCTTCGTCGGTCAGCCCGGCCGGGGCGTCGCTGCGCGGCGGGAGGAAACACAGAATGGAGGAAGAGCCGGAGGG GTGCCCCCCGGGCAagaaggcggcggcggcagcgtgGTTGTCCTGCGCGGGGGCGCCCCCCGGCCCGCCAGAAGCGCCCTGCGAGGAAATGGAGCAGGCCGGGCCGGAGCAGCAGTGCGAGGCTGCCCGCCGGAAGCTGCAGGAGATCGAGGACAG GATCACCGAGGAGGACGAGGAGGCGGAGGAAGCGGAGGGACTTGCAGGCAGGCCTGAGGGCCACCTGCCCACCCTGGTCCTGTCCCACACGCTGCAGACTGGACTGAAGCAGGACTACGAAGGAATCTTGACCAAGAAAATCATAGAGTCCAT GAGCCGTCCATCCATGGAGCTGGTGCTTTGGAAGCCGCTCCCTGAGTTCCTCCCTGAAAAAGCAGATTCGCCTTGCATTAAGAGCTACAAGCTGTTGGTCTCAGAAAGATGCCTTGGAAAGCCAGCAGCCCTGGAAGCTGTCTTTCCGTCACAGACAGACGAATTCCTTGAGGAGCCTCAGCACGCAGAAATGCCGTTGGCCCACTTTGGGGCTGTTGGACCGAGTGGGCCTGCAGAAGAAGAGATGGAGCTGTAG